GCCGAGCGGAAGTCCGGCCAACGGCTGGCGGAGCGATCTGCTCGTTTGAACTCGTCGATCAGAGTCAGCGCATGGTGTTGCGGGCGTCGGGCATTGAATTTTCACGCCCAATCGCCACTCGTTCACAACCGCAAGCAGAAGCTTCACAAGCGGCCGAATGGTTTTTTGACGTCCATTGGGACGAATCTCCCCTCACGATCCGCGCAACGGCGGAAGTCGAGATCGTCTGGAACCAAATTACACCGCCAGCTCTGGCCGGAATCGATCGCATATTGAGCGACATTTCCGCAACATCGATTCGCGCAGATCAACTCACGGGTGTTGATCTGGGAAACAGGTGGTTGATCTATGGCATCCAAAGCGCACTAGGCGCCACGTTGACAGAAGATGCCGATGCGGTCGGACGAATCGTCGAACAACAGTTGACTTCGCTGACCGATCTGCTGCGTGGCATCACGGCTAGCGACAAGTCGCCAGCCGCGCTATTCATCGTCACCACGCCCGCGCCCAATGGTCCTCAGGCCCACACCTTGCCGGCGGACATTGCAGCCGTTCACGCCTATTTGACTGCTGCCAGCAAAGAGCATCCAGAGATACGGACGCGAGCACTGCACATTTCCTCCCAGGATGCGCCGGAATCGTTACGAGAGATTTTGGCTGCGGAAGCGCGCGAAATTGACCACAACATTGTCGTCTGGCGTCGTGGCGGTCAGCGCTATGTTAGACGCTTGGTCGCGCTTGACCAGCGAGAGCTGTCAAATGCTACGCCGAAATTGCGGGCGGATGGGATCTATCTGATCACCGGAGGGCAAACTGGCCTTGGTCTGGAGGTCGCAAAGCGTCTGGCGGCCCCTGGCCGCAAACTGATCCTCGTCAACCGCACTCCCATCGAGCAGTCGACAAGGCGGCGCAACGCAATTGCCGCGCTTGTCTCGCGCGGCGCGGAGGTATGGCCGGTCGCGGCGGATATAGCCAACAGCATTGACGTTCGCCGGTTGTTCAGTGAAATCCAGGCACGACACGGTCGACTAGATGGCATCGTGCATGCCGCCGGCGTCTTGCGGGACCGCGTGGTCGCCTTGATGGATCGCGAGACATTGGCGGCGGTGCTCGCGCCAAAGGTCGCCGGTTCGTGGCATTTACACCAAGAGTCCCAGCGCTTCGAACTCGATTTCTTTTGCCTGTTTTCCAGTTTGTCGTCTTTGACCTGCGGCGAGGGACAGGCAAACCACGCGGCGGCAAACGCCTTTCAAGACGCGCTGGCGCTGCACCGGCACGCCTTGGGGCTGCCGGCACTAGCGATCAATTGGGGTTATTGGGGGGAAACCGGGGTCGTCGCCTCCGAACGCTATGAGCAATCTCTGCGCCAGCGCGGAGTGGAGGCGATCTCCAGCGAGCTAGGCGCCTGGTGTTGGGAAACGGCGATAAGCCTCGGGCGCGCCCAGATCGGAATTGCCAACCTCGCGCGCGAACGTTTTGGCATTCAGATACCCCACGGCCAGGAATTGATTCCGGTCGCGCGTACAGCGCCCCTCATCCTCGAATCAGAGCGTCTGACGAGCGCGCTGACGGAAGAGATGCAGGCCTATCGCGGCATCGATGAGGTGTTCGATCAAGTATGCGTCGCTTATGTCGAGAGCCTCTTTGCCCAATGGGGAGTATTCCAAACCGAGAGCCAATTCTATCACGATTGGCACGACCTCGAACGGAACCTACCTCGTACCCTGCCGCTCTACAGGCAACTGGTTCGACGCTTTTTTCGCATGCTGGAGTCGGCCGGACTGGTCAGCATGAATAGAGGCCGACTGCGAGCAACGCGCCATTTGCTGCGCAATGCGCCCCAGAGCCTCACGCATGACGCGCGCATGCGCTATCCGCAGGCTAGCGCAGAATTGGATTTGCTCTCGCGCGCTGGAGAACAACTTAGCGCTGTGTTGAGCGGTGAACGAACCGCGGTTGAAGCGCTCTTCCCTGCCGGCTCCACTGAACTGGTTCAACGGCTGTACGAATCTTCGCCGTTCGCCAGGTACTTTCATGAAATGGTCGCCAGCGCTGTGGCGGCGGCGCCAATCGCAAAGGATGAGCCGTTCAAGATCATTGAAATCGGCGGCGGCACCGGCGCCACCACGGCATGCGTGCTGGAACGACTTGAAGGCAGAAATATCGAATATTGGCATACCGACATCTCCGAGGCGTTCTTGCGCCGTGCGGCGGAACGGTTTCACGATAAGCCAGGGGTGCGCTTCGCGCGACTGGACATTAACCAATCGGCAAGCGATCAAGGTATTGAACTGGGACGCTTCGATTGCGTGGTTGCCGCCAATGTGTTGCACGCCACGCGCGACCTGCGGGCTACGCTGCGGCACGTTCGCGAGTTGTTGCGCCCGAGTGGCACGCTGCTGCTGGTGGAAACCACGCGAGACAAGTTCTATGCCGATCTCACCTTCGCGCTGACGCCCGGCTGGTGGGAATTCACAGATCATGAATTGCGGGTTGATTCGCCACTGGTGTCGGCGTCGGCATGGAGCGATTTGCTCACCGCCAGCGGATTTGTTGGAAGCTCGAGCACCTACCCAGAACCGACGAGCCGATTTCCGAATACCGGACAACAGCTATTGGTCGCCCAGTCCGACGCGAGCCGACCGAGTGTTTCCGGCGGTAAGGCATTTTCCTCAGCTTCGTTCGAGCAGCCAGGCGCGGCCCCCCTCGAGACTGATACCTTCTCGGCAAGTTCAGCGACCGGCACGGAGCACGCGGTGGCCGACCGCGTCGCTCAAATCGTGTCGCGGGTGTTGAAGTTACGGCCGGAGCGACTGTCGCGCGAGCGCCCCTTTAGCGAACTCGGCGTCGATTCGCTGCTGGCGCTTGAAATTGTGCGTGAGCTCAAGAGCGGATTGGGAGTTTCGATCTTAACACCCGCCGACTTATACGCGCATACGTCCGTGGCGAAGCTCGCCACTCACCTGAAACCACTGGTGGCTAAGCCGCCTTCCTCGAAGAATCAGCATGTTCCGCCAGCGCCGATCGTTGAATTGTCGGGCACTGTGGCCAGCGCAACGACTGTTCTGCAACCGATTGTGCCAGATCAAGCGCCGGTGGAGCCGAAATCAGTGGCGCCGCCGCGATTTGCGATTGTCGGTTTGGCGGTCCGCTCTCCTGGCGCCGACAACCTGGAACAATTCTGGC
This Pirellulales bacterium DNA region includes the following protein-coding sequences:
- a CDS encoding SDR family NAD(P)-dependent oxidoreductase, which produces MALAASQHQLIESAWSLKEVMLGSPLEIDARHGVLVQLELREEPGARAKRFCVRSFPAGASELSEHASGLIFVERAPKSAPLLDDHCDSASSPIQAETIYREIANLGFNYLADFQTIQEAAFSDFRVLATLRAPTRWPDQELYVVHPAILEGAFQVAGMLAARVAATEYYPTKIGQIEVLESLPVEVSCRAEVRPTAGGAICSFELVDQSQRMVLRASGIEFSRPIATRSQPQAEASQAAEWFFDVHWDESPLTIRATAEVEIVWNQITPPALAGIDRILSDISATSIRADQLTGVDLGNRWLIYGIQSALGATLTEDADAVGRIVEQQLTSLTDLLRGITASDKSPAALFIVTTPAPNGPQAHTLPADIAAVHAYLTAASKEHPEIRTRALHISSQDAPESLREILAAEAREIDHNIVVWRRGGQRYVRRLVALDQRELSNATPKLRADGIYLITGGQTGLGLEVAKRLAAPGRKLILVNRTPIEQSTRRRNAIAALVSRGAEVWPVAADIANSIDVRRLFSEIQARHGRLDGIVHAAGVLRDRVVALMDRETLAAVLAPKVAGSWHLHQESQRFELDFFCLFSSLSSLTCGEGQANHAAANAFQDALALHRHALGLPALAINWGYWGETGVVASERYEQSLRQRGVEAISSELGAWCWETAISLGRAQIGIANLARERFGIQIPHGQELIPVARTAPLILESERLTSALTEEMQAYRGIDEVFDQVCVAYVESLFAQWGVFQTESQFYHDWHDLERNLPRTLPLYRQLVRRFFRMLESAGLVSMNRGRLRATRHLLRNAPQSLTHDARMRYPQASAELDLLSRAGEQLSAVLSGERTAVEALFPAGSTELVQRLYESSPFARYFHEMVASAVAAAPIAKDEPFKIIEIGGGTGATTACVLERLEGRNIEYWHTDISEAFLRRAAERFHDKPGVRFARLDINQSASDQGIELGRFDCVVAANVLHATRDLRATLRHVRELLRPSGTLLLVETTRDKFYADLTFALTPGWWEFTDHELRVDSPLVSASAWSDLLTASGFVGSSSTYPEPTSRFPNTGQQLLVAQSDASRPSVSGGKAFSSASFEQPGAAPLETDTFSASSATGTEHAVADRVAQIVSRVLKLRPERLSRERPFSELGVDSLLALEIVRELKSGLGVSILTPADLYAHTSVAKLATHLKPLVAKPPSSKNQHVPPAPIVELSGTVASATTVLQPIVPDQAPVEPKSVAPPRFAIVGLAVRSPGADNLEQFWRLLAAGTDAVGPLSVERRAEEVAANGSPPIGGFLNEVNCFDPLLFRISPAEAAVMEPRQRLFLETAYEALENAGYGGERLAGTRTGVFVGAGAQVTVAAPNVEHAEHWASGLTPSILASRIGYFLDLRGPCLTVDTACSSSLVALHLALQSLKSGECDHALVGGVHLNVQPLNFAAFETMGALASNRKVKAFDDRADGFVPAEGVCAVLVKPLDSAIRDRDYIHAVILGSAINSDGRSNGLTAPNPMAQADCLVSAWRSAEIQPASLSYVETHGTGTAIGDPIEIQGLQAAFQRFVVQNQFCRIGSLKSQIGHAEPAAGLLSVAKVVASLEHEQLPATLHFDSPNRFVRFEDSPLCINDRLIAWPREQVVRRAGVSAFGLSGTNAHVVLEEAPLATPLADASEPHPLCLSARTPQALRQLAQRYADHLETTDQRLADIGHTAATGRFHLA